The nucleotide sequence AGAATGCCATTTTATCATATGGATGTCTATCGGCTTGAGAACAGTGATGAAGATTTGGGCTTTGAGGAATATTTCTTTGGTGAAGGGGTAACAGTTGTGGAATGGGCTCAGTTTATTGCAGATGAGTTACCTGAGCAGTATTTAGAAATTGTTGTTCATCATACAGGAGATGATCAGCGGAAAATTACATGTAAACCTCATGGAGAGCGTTACGTCCAAGTTTGTAAGGAGTTAATGCAGTGATGAAAGTGTTAGCAATTGATACGTCAAATGATGTTATGGGTATTGCCGTACTCGATGGTGACAAAGTAGCTGGAGAGTACATTACAAATATTAAAAAAAATCATTCGGTACGCCTCATGCCTTCAGTGCAACGCTTATTAGAAGAAACCAATATAAAGCCGAAAGAGTTGGACAAGATTGTCGTGGCGAATGGGCCTGGCTCTTATACTGGCGTCAGAATCGGTGTGACAGTGGCGAAAACGTTAGCTTGGTCATTGAATATCCCGTTAGTAGGTGTGTCTGGACTTGAAGCGCTTGCTTATAACGGCAGGTACTTCAATGGAAAAATTGCGCCGATCTTTGATGCGAGAAGAGGGCAAGTTTTTACAGGGTTGTATGAGTGGAAAGATGGTCAGTTAACAAAGGTTATGGAAGAGAAGATGGTGATTCTAGCTGATTGGGTGAAGGAACTGAAGAAGTTAGAGGAACCGATTCTTTTTCTAGGAAATGATGTGGCATTGCATCGTGAAACAATTGTGTCGGAATTAGAGGATGCTGCTGAATTACCACAGATGCCGCAATACAACCCTCGACCATCTGAATTGGCGTATACAGGGCTTAATAAGGAAGCTGAAAATATACATGGCTTCGTACCAAACTACTTAAGGCTGGCAGAAGCAGAAGCTAATTGGCTTAAAGCACAGAAGAATTAAGGTGACCATAATGGAAAAGCAGCAAGTCATTTCTTTTCGACTTATGAAAGAGCAGGATGTTGATGACGTAATGAAAGTGGAAGAAGCATCCTTTCCCATTCCGTGGAGTAAAGATGCCTTCTATAATGAGGTTGTTCATAACCAATTTGCACATTATCTTCTTCTTGAGAAAGATGAAGAGGTGATCGGGTATTGTGGAATATGGATAATAATTGATGAAGCACATATTACAAATGTGGCGATTTTGCCTGAAGAGCGTGGAAACAAATATGGGGAGAAGTTAATGAGACAGGCAATGGACTTTGCGGTCGCATTAGGTGCTGCCACACTTAGCTTAGAAGTCCGTGTCTCAAATTATGTGGCACAAAATCTGTATCGAAAGCTCGGCTTTGAAGCTGGCGGTATACGGAAAAACTATTATGCTGATAATCAAGAGGATGCATTAGTAATGTGGGTGAAACTTAAATGAATGAAAAAGATGTAATTGTATTAGGGATTGAAACAAGCTGTGATGAAACAGCTGCGGCAATTGTACGCAACGGGCGAGAAATTCTATCGAATGTCGTGGCTTCTCAAATTGAAAGTCATAAACGATTTGGCGGAGTCGTACCTGAAGTCGCATCTCGTCACCATGTAGAACAATTAACGCTGGTTTTCGAAGAGGCGCTTAATAAAGCGGAAATGACATTTGAAGATATTGATGCGATTGCAGTTACAGAGGGGCCTGGACTTGTCGGTGCCTTATTAACAGGCGTGAATGCAGCGAAGGCAATGGCTTTTGCTCACGGTATTCCGCTTGTACCTGTGCATCATATTGCCGGTCATATTTATGCGAATCGCTTTGTTGAAGAAATGGTATTTCCATTGCTTTCACTTGTCGTCTCAGGTGGTCATACAGAGCTTGTCTATATGAAAGAACATGGCCATTATGAAGTGATTGGGGAGACAAGAGATGACGCTGCAGGCGAAGCCTATGATAAAGTCGCGCGTACGTTGAACTTGCCTTATCCAGGTGGTCCTGAGATCGACAGATTAGCTCAAGTTGGAGAGGTAACGATTGACTTTCCGCGTGCTTGGCTTGAAAAGGATTCATATGATTTTAGCTTCAGTGGTTTAAAATCGTCTGTTATTAATACGCTTCATAATGCGAAGCAGCGAAATGACACGTTGCGGCCAGAAGACATTGCAGCCAGCTTTCAAGAGAGCGTAGTTGATGTGTTAGTGACGAAGACTGCACGTGCTGCAGAAGAATACGATGTGAAGCAAGTATTAGTAGCTGGGGGAGTAGCTGGGAATAAAGGGCTGAGAGCCAGATTAGAAGAAGTGTTCTCACAAATGGATGTTCCACTTATTATCCCTCCGTTAAAGCTGTGCACCGATAATGCAGCCATGATCGCTGCTGCTGGCACAATTGAATATGAAAAAGGAAAACGTGCGTCGTTAGCTCTAAATGGCGTGCCTGGTCTCGACTTGGAACGTTTCAGTGGGTAAAAGGTTGACTCAATTTGGGTCAACCTTTTTTATTTGGCGGTGTGGATAAACTTATGCACATGGGAAAGGTTTTTGTGGAAAACTACTACAAAACTCGACATCATCATGTTTATGATGTTAATAACAGTTTGTGGATAAACCAGCACAATTCTGTGGATAAAGAGGATAACTTTAAAATCTATTGTAAATATAGCATTTACAATGTGGATAAGCATGTGGATAGTGTGAATATGTCAGAATATTTATTCACATATCCACCATAAAAAAGAACCCTCGGTGACAAATACCGAGGGTTTTACACATCTTCCTGCAAACTTTCCCATTCTTCCATTAAAGTTTCTAATTTTTGTTGAATGGACTCATTTTCTGTATTTAATTCTTGTGATTTCTCATAGTCCTCATATACCTCTGGCTTACAAAGTTCATCTTCATTTTGCTGGAGCTTCGTTTCTAAAGCTTCGATTTCTTCCTCAATTTCTGCAATGCGTCGTTCTGTTTGTCGTTTCTTACGTTTTTCTTGTTTGTCTTGTTCATATTGATTTTTATCCTGTTGTGCGTTGGTTGTGGATAAATGAGCGTTTTCTTTCTGTGCTTCTGCTCGTTCCAGCTGTTCAAGCTCGTATTTTTCCTGTTTCTTCTCTTGGTAGTAATCATAATCACCGAGATATTCTGTCATACCTTCTCCGGAAAGCTCTAGGACCCGGGTGGCGATTCGATTAATAAAATAACGGTCATGGGAAACGAACAGCAATGTGCCTGGATAATCAATTAATGCGTTTTCGAGCACTTCTTTACTATCTAAATCAAGATGGTTTGTCGGCTCATCCAGAATGAGAAAGTTTGCCTTTTCCATCATTAATTTAGCGAGTGAGAGCCGGGCTTTCTCGCCGCCGCTTAATTCTTGAACGTTCTTCAGTACATCATCACCGCTGAATAGGAAATTTCCAAGCACGGTGCGAATTTCTTTCTCATTCTTCTGTGGATAATCATCCCACAGTTCATCGAGAACACGTTTGTTTGATGTAAGATTCGCTTGTTCTTGATCATAATAGCTAATCTTTACATGTGAGCCGTACTGCACGTCTCCTGCTTTTGCCTCAAGCATATGATTAATCGTCTTCAATAATGTTGACTTACCGACTCCGTTCGGTCCGATAAGTGCCGCACTTTCTCCACGTGTGAGTAAGAAGGTAATTTGTTCAGATAGTGCTTCGGAATTAGGGTATCCGATTGCTAAATCTTTCGCTTTAATGACGTCATTTCCACTAATCCGCTCAATATCAAATGAGAAGGATGCAGATTTTTCATCGCCTTGTGGCCGGCCCATGCGATCCATACGCTGGAGCTGCTTTCGGCGACTTTGCGCGCGCTTTGTTGTGGAAGCACGGGCAATATTTTTTTGAATAAATGCTTCTGTTTTTGCAATTTCTTCTTGTTGTTTCTCGTATTGCTTCCACTCACGCTCAAGACGACTTGCTTTTTCCTCTAGGTATTTACTGTAGTTACCGTGGTACTTTGTACTTTTTGTGCGGGAAATTTCATATACTTGAGTGACAAGCTTATCTAAGAAGTATCGGTCATGCGATACAATCAGCAATGCTCCAGGGTAGCCTTGTAAGTATTGCTCTAACCATGTCAACGTTTCAATGTCGAGATGGTTTGTCGGCTCATCGAGTATGAGCAGATCTGGCTTTGTAAGCAGCAGCTTTCCGAGTGCAAGGCGTGTTTTCTGACCACCGCTTAGGGTGGAAATAGGTGTACTGTAATCAAAATTACCAAAGTTTAAGCCATGCAGCACACTGCGTGTATCGGCTTCGTATTGGTAACCGCCTTTGTCTTTGAAGGAAAGCTGTAAGGCATCATATTCTCCTAGGACTTTTTCATAGTCTGCTTCGTTCTTGAAAGCATCTGGATCAGACATTTTCACTTCTAATTCACGAAGGCGGCTTTCCATTTTCTTAAGCGGTTGGAAAACTGTCATCATTTCATCCCAAATCGACAGCTCAGACTCTAGTCCTGTGTGCTGTTCCAAATAACCAACAGACAAGTCCTTCGGTTTGATAATTTCGCCGCTTTCGTGGGATAGCTGTCCGGCAATTACTTTCAATAATGTAGACTTTCCTGCCCCGTTTTTTCCGACGAGGGCAATGCGATCATTTGATTGTACTTCCAGTTTAATATTCGATAAAATAGGATCAGCACCAAATGATTTCGATAAGTCATTTACTTGTAATAAAATCATGTCCGTTCACCTCATTTTCAATAAGGTTAGTGTATCGTACTCTGTAAGAAGCGGGCAAATAATTTATCAAGGAATACAGACAGAAGGAAAAAATTAATGTAAGGTTAGAGATAGAATGCGTATATCTGCTCGTACGTTTCAATGGAAGCGTTCGCATTAGCAGACTAAATACACCGAATAACAGAACAAGAAGCAATGGGGGTGCAAGATGAATTTCGAGCAAAATAAAATACCGCAAGCTACAGCGAAAAGACTGCCGCTCTATTACCGGTTCATTAAGAACTTACATGCTTCGGGGAAGAAGCGGGTGTCTTCAGCTGAACTGAGCGAAGCGGTAAAAGTCGATTCAGCAACCATTCGAAGAGATTTCTCGTATTTTGGAGCATTAGGAAAAAAGGGGTACGGGTACAATGTCAATTATCTGTTGTCATTCTTTCGCAAGACATTGGACCAAGATGAAGTGACAGGCGTCTGCTTAATTGGAGTAGGAAATTTAGGTACTGCATTTTTACATTATAATTTTACTAAAAATAATAATACAAAAATTGAAATGGCATTTGATATTTCGCAAGAAAAGATTGGTACTGAAATTGGCGGCGTTCCAGTCTATCATCTAGACGACCTGGAAGAAAAAGTGAATGAACAGTTATCGGTGGCAATCTTGACCGTTCCAGCTCAAGCAGCCCAAACGATAACGGACAGGCTCATCGAGAAAGGAATTAAGGGGATTCTTAATTTCACTCCAGCCCGAATCCACGTGCCTGCTGGCATTCGTATTCACCATATTGACCTTTCTGTTGAGCTTCAATCGTTGATTTATTTCTTAAAGCATTACCCGATTGAAGGAAATGAAGGATAAGAGATTTCCAGTCATCCCTTCATGTGAACAGTTGATCAATGAAAAAAGGTTTGCCGAGGATGGCAAACCTTTACTTCTTTTTTTTGAGTCTTTTTTGTAGTTTTAGAAAACGTACAGCGATGAAGAAATCATACGCTGCAATCAGCATAAGGATAATTGTCCACGTATTCCAAACCGTTTCCTGGGCACTTTGAATAGCAAGTGAAGTAAACAAAAAACCCATAAAACCGTAAATGACACTCATCCTTATTGGCGTCACTCTCATAGGAACCATCCTCCAATAAATGCTTGCGCTTCATTCATTTGGCGTTCCCATTCTTCAAGCTTCTCTGGATCAATGAATCGGACCAGAATAACAAGGGTATTCATCGTAACATGTGCGAAGATCGGCACCCAAATTCGTCTTGTTTTGTAATAAAGAAAGGCAAAGACAAACCCAATTGACGAATAGATTAAAAGGTGTTCAAGCTCGACATGAATCGCGCCGAATATGATAGAACTAATAATGGCTGCGAACCAGAAGTTCATTTTCTTCATTAATTCACCAAACAAAATCTTCCGGAAGATAATCTCTTCATAAATCGGACCAAGTACAGAGGTAACGACAATGAAGAAAGGCGAGATCTTCGTAATTTTGTAGAGCATTTCTGTATTTTCTGAACCAAGCTCTACATTAAACACATAAACTTCAATCAGCGCAGCAATATTTTGTGCAAACATGGCTAAGAAGATACCGCCGACTGCCCAAAGAGCTGACTTCGTTACAGATGAGCGGTTTCGCTGCTCGAAAACAGGCTGCTTCATCGCACGCAGTAACATGAAGACTACGAGAAGCCCAGTGCCGAATGAGGAAACTGTCCACCAGACGAAAGCATTTTCTCTTGTGAGTCCAAATGACTCAAACAATTCTTGACCGAAGAGCGGTCCGGAAAACTGGACAATTATATAGGTTAAGATGATGTACCAATATTGTTTAGTCAAAACAAGTGACTCCTTTACATAGAATTGAAAGTCCCTCATATTTTATCATAACTTCATTCATACGCTGAAACATTCCCACTCATAACCTAAATAACTTCTGTTTAAACATTTGAGATCAAGGAAATGATGCAATTGTGTAGAACACGTAAATCGTGGATAAAGATCTAGAATTTTTTACTTTTTCTACTTGCAAAAATTCCATCATTTATTTATTATAATAAATGTGTTAGCACTCATGATGAACGAGTGCTAATAATTAAAAGTTAAGAATATAGATTTTAGGAGGGTGTTTCACTTGTTAAAGCCTTTAGGTGACCGTATTGTTATTGAGTTAGTTGAATCTGAAGAGAAGACTGCAAGCGGTATCGTACTTCCGGATTCTGCGAAAGAAAAGCCGCAAGAAGGTAAAGTAGTCGCAGTTGGTGCAGGCCGTGTAGCAGACAATGGTGAGCGTATCGCACTTGAAGTAAGCGAAGGCGACCGTGTCATTTATTCAAAATATGCTGGTACTGAAGTAAAATACGAAGGCAATGAATATCTAATCCTTCGTGAAAGTGATGTATTAGCGGTTATTGGCTAACAGATCTTGAACGTTAAGGTCTACTAGTCGTGGTACATAGTAGATCACCCTTTATTTAATTTCTTTTTATAGATATTTAAAAATGACTTGGAACGATTTCTAAGGAGGTCTTGTAAATGGCTAAAGATATTAAGTTCAGTGAAGAAGCTCGCCGTTCGATGCTTCGTGGTGTAGATGCTCTTGCAAACGCAGTAAAAGTAACACTTGGACCTAAAGGTCGTAACGTTGTACTTGAGAAGAAATTCGGTTCTCCTCTAATCACAAACGATGGTGTAACAATTGCGAAGGAAATCGAACTTGAAGATAAATTCGAAAACATGGGTGCGAAGCTTGTTGCAGAAGTAGCAAGCAAAACAAACGACGTAGCTGGTGACGGTACAACAACTGCTACAGTTCTTGCACAAGCAATGATTCGTGAAGGTCTTAAGAACGTAACTTCTGGCGCAAACCCTATGGGCGTACGTAAAGGGATTGAGAAAGCTGTAGAGGTTGCTACTCAAGAGCTTAAAGACATTTCAAAGCCAATCGAAGGCAAAGATTCAATCGCACAGGTTGCTTCTATCTCTGCTGCTGACAATGAAGTTGGCCAATTAATCGCAGAAGCTATGGAGCGCGTTGGTAACGACGGCGTTATCACAATCGAAGAATCAAAAGGCTTCAACACAGAAATGGAAGTTGTTGAAGGTATGCAATTCGATCGTGGTTATGCTTCTCCATACATGGTTACTGACCAAGACAAAATGGAAGCAGTGCTTGAAGATCCATACGTACTTATCACTGATAAGAAAATCTCAAGCATCCAAGAAGTTCTTCCTGTTCTTGAGCAGGTTGTACAACAAGGCAAGCCTATCCTTATCATCTCTGAAGATGTTGAAGGCGAAGCACTTGCTACATTAGTTGTAAACAAACTTCGCGGTACATTCAATGCAGTTGCTGTTAAAGCTCCTGGCTTTGGTGACCGTCGTAAAGCAATGCTTGAAGATATCGCAGTTCTTACAGGCGGCGAAGTAATCACAGAAGACCTTGGCCTTGACCTTAAATCTGCAAATATCACTCAACTTGGTCGCGCTTCTAAAGTTGTTGTTACAAAAGAAAACACAACAATCGTTGAAGGCGCTGGCGAAGCTGACAAAATCGCAGCTCGCGTTAACCAAATCCGCGGTCAGCTTGAAGAAACAACTTCTGAATTCGACCGTGAAAAATTACAAGAGCGTCTTGCAAAGCTTGCAGGCGGCGTAGCAGTTATCAAAGTTGGTGCTGCAACTGAAACAGAATTGAAAGAGCGCAAACTTCGTATCGAAGACGCATTGAACTCAACTCGTGCGGCAGTAGAAGAAGGTATCGTATCCGGTGGTGGTACGGCGCTAGTTAACGTATACAACAAAGTTGCTTCACTTGATGCTGAAGGTGACGAAGCCACAGGTGTGAACATCGTTCTTCGCGCACTTGAAGAGCCAGTTCGCCAAATCGCACACAATGCAGGCCTTGAAGGCTCAATCATCGTTGAGCGCCTAAAAGGCGAAGAAATCGGCATCGGCTTCAACGCTGCAACTGGCGATTGGGTAAACATGGTTGACGCTGGTATCGTTGACCCAACAAAAGTAACTCGTTCAGCTCTTCAAAACGCTGCATCTGTAGCAGCTATGTTCCTAACAACTGAAGCAGTTGTCGCTGACAAGCCTGACGAAAACGAAGGCGGAATGCCTGACATGGGCGGAATGGGCGGCATGGGTGGAATGGGCGGAATGATGTAGTCATCCCCCCTCACCCCTAGAACCTTGTCTCTGAATGGAGACAGGGTTCTTTTTTTTGTACACAATAAAAATTAAAATGTTTGCTTTAGTGTGGTGGGGGACAGTCCCTAGCACCCGTTTCCTACTTAATCATATGACAGGTTTATAAATAAACAGTCAGGGTATTTACTTTATGGTGATCTTTATTTGGCTAAAGAGTAATAAATAGGAAGGAAGGATGTTAAAAAATAATGGAATCTAAAAAGATTAGATGGGGTGTTTTTCTACCGATGTCCGTTTTGCTGCTCATAACGGTACTTATCGGTATTTTTTATCCAACAGGTTTTTACAATGTTCAAACAAGCATCGTGGATTTTGCGTTTATAAATTTTGGCTGGCTGTTCAATTGGACTGTATTTATCTTGATTTTTCTTTGTTTGTATCTTGGTTTCTCTAAGTATGGCTCCATTAAATTTGGCGGCGCAGATGCTAAACCGATTGTTAGAACGTACACATGGTTTGCGATTTCCTTAACAGCTGGAATAGGGGTCGGAATTCTATTTTGGGGGCTAGCAGAACCCATCAATCACTTCAGTTCCCCACCTGAGGCTTTAGGAATCAAGGCAGGAACAGAGCAGGCTGCAGTGTTTGCCATCTCTACTAGCTTAAGGCATTGGACACTTGCTCCTTATGCTATTTACGTTTTATCGGGGATTGCTGTGGCTTATGCCCACTATAACTTAAAGCTCCCTTATACTATTAGTTCCACCTTATATCCATTGATTGGGAAAAGAGCTTTCGGGATAACTGGCACAATTGTGGATTGTTTAACCATGTTTGCAATAGCCGGTGGA is from Bacillus tianshenii and encodes:
- the tsaE gene encoding tRNA (adenosine(37)-N6)-threonylcarbamoyltransferase complex ATPase subunit type 1 TsaE, which produces MEIYEFETTSPEETKQIAERLAALLLPGDVLTLEGDLGAGKTTFTKGLAKGLGVKRTVNSPTFTIIKEYQGRMPFYHMDVYRLENSDEDLGFEEYFFGEGVTVVEWAQFIADELPEQYLEIVVHHTGDDQRKITCKPHGERYVQVCKELMQ
- the tsaB gene encoding tRNA (adenosine(37)-N6)-threonylcarbamoyltransferase complex dimerization subunit type 1 TsaB — its product is MKVLAIDTSNDVMGIAVLDGDKVAGEYITNIKKNHSVRLMPSVQRLLEETNIKPKELDKIVVANGPGSYTGVRIGVTVAKTLAWSLNIPLVGVSGLEALAYNGRYFNGKIAPIFDARRGQVFTGLYEWKDGQLTKVMEEKMVILADWVKELKKLEEPILFLGNDVALHRETIVSELEDAAELPQMPQYNPRPSELAYTGLNKEAENIHGFVPNYLRLAEAEANWLKAQKN
- the rimI gene encoding ribosomal protein S18-alanine N-acetyltransferase, whose amino-acid sequence is MEKQQVISFRLMKEQDVDDVMKVEEASFPIPWSKDAFYNEVVHNQFAHYLLLEKDEEVIGYCGIWIIIDEAHITNVAILPEERGNKYGEKLMRQAMDFAVALGAATLSLEVRVSNYVAQNLYRKLGFEAGGIRKNYYADNQEDALVMWVKLK
- the tsaD gene encoding tRNA (adenosine(37)-N6)-threonylcarbamoyltransferase complex transferase subunit TsaD, yielding MNEKDVIVLGIETSCDETAAAIVRNGREILSNVVASQIESHKRFGGVVPEVASRHHVEQLTLVFEEALNKAEMTFEDIDAIAVTEGPGLVGALLTGVNAAKAMAFAHGIPLVPVHHIAGHIYANRFVEEMVFPLLSLVVSGGHTELVYMKEHGHYEVIGETRDDAAGEAYDKVARTLNLPYPGGPEIDRLAQVGEVTIDFPRAWLEKDSYDFSFSGLKSSVINTLHNAKQRNDTLRPEDIAASFQESVVDVLVTKTARAAEEYDVKQVLVAGGVAGNKGLRARLEEVFSQMDVPLIIPPLKLCTDNAAMIAAAGTIEYEKGKRASLALNGVPGLDLERFSG
- a CDS encoding ABC-F family ATP-binding cassette domain-containing protein; translation: MILLQVNDLSKSFGADPILSNIKLEVQSNDRIALVGKNGAGKSTLLKVIAGQLSHESGEIIKPKDLSVGYLEQHTGLESELSIWDEMMTVFQPLKKMESRLRELEVKMSDPDAFKNEADYEKVLGEYDALQLSFKDKGGYQYEADTRSVLHGLNFGNFDYSTPISTLSGGQKTRLALGKLLLTKPDLLILDEPTNHLDIETLTWLEQYLQGYPGALLIVSHDRYFLDKLVTQVYEISRTKSTKYHGNYSKYLEEKASRLEREWKQYEKQQEEIAKTEAFIQKNIARASTTKRAQSRRKQLQRMDRMGRPQGDEKSASFSFDIERISGNDVIKAKDLAIGYPNSEALSEQITFLLTRGESAALIGPNGVGKSTLLKTINHMLEAKAGDVQYGSHVKISYYDQEQANLTSNKRVLDELWDDYPQKNEKEIRTVLGNFLFSGDDVLKNVQELSGGEKARLSLAKLMMEKANFLILDEPTNHLDLDSKEVLENALIDYPGTLLFVSHDRYFINRIATRVLELSGEGMTEYLGDYDYYQEKKQEKYELEQLERAEAQKENAHLSTTNAQQDKNQYEQDKQEKRKKRQTERRIAEIEEEIEALETKLQQNEDELCKPEVYEDYEKSQELNTENESIQQKLETLMEEWESLQEDV
- a CDS encoding redox-sensing transcriptional repressor Rex — translated: MNFEQNKIPQATAKRLPLYYRFIKNLHASGKKRVSSAELSEAVKVDSATIRRDFSYFGALGKKGYGYNVNYLLSFFRKTLDQDEVTGVCLIGVGNLGTAFLHYNFTKNNNTKIEMAFDISQEKIGTEIGGVPVYHLDDLEEKVNEQLSVAILTVPAQAAQTITDRLIEKGIKGILNFTPARIHVPAGIRIHHIDLSVELQSLIYFLKHYPIEGNEG
- a CDS encoding YdiK family protein gives rise to the protein MRVTPIRMSVIYGFMGFLFTSLAIQSAQETVWNTWTIILMLIAAYDFFIAVRFLKLQKRLKKKK
- a CDS encoding type II CAAX endopeptidase family protein; translation: MTKQYWYIILTYIIVQFSGPLFGQELFESFGLTRENAFVWWTVSSFGTGLLVVFMLLRAMKQPVFEQRNRSSVTKSALWAVGGIFLAMFAQNIAALIEVYVFNVELGSENTEMLYKITKISPFFIVVTSVLGPIYEEIIFRKILFGELMKKMNFWFAAIISSIIFGAIHVELEHLLIYSSIGFVFAFLYYKTRRIWVPIFAHVTMNTLVILVRFIDPEKLEEWERQMNEAQAFIGGWFL
- the groES gene encoding co-chaperone GroES; its protein translation is MLKPLGDRIVIELVESEEKTASGIVLPDSAKEKPQEGKVVAVGAGRVADNGERIALEVSEGDRVIYSKYAGTEVKYEGNEYLILRESDVLAVIG
- the groL gene encoding chaperonin GroEL (60 kDa chaperone family; promotes refolding of misfolded polypeptides especially under stressful conditions; forms two stacked rings of heptamers to form a barrel-shaped 14mer; ends can be capped by GroES; misfolded proteins enter the barrel where they are refolded when GroES binds), encoding MAKDIKFSEEARRSMLRGVDALANAVKVTLGPKGRNVVLEKKFGSPLITNDGVTIAKEIELEDKFENMGAKLVAEVASKTNDVAGDGTTTATVLAQAMIREGLKNVTSGANPMGVRKGIEKAVEVATQELKDISKPIEGKDSIAQVASISAADNEVGQLIAEAMERVGNDGVITIEESKGFNTEMEVVEGMQFDRGYASPYMVTDQDKMEAVLEDPYVLITDKKISSIQEVLPVLEQVVQQGKPILIISEDVEGEALATLVVNKLRGTFNAVAVKAPGFGDRRKAMLEDIAVLTGGEVITEDLGLDLKSANITQLGRASKVVVTKENTTIVEGAGEADKIAARVNQIRGQLEETTSEFDREKLQERLAKLAGGVAVIKVGAATETELKERKLRIEDALNSTRAAVEEGIVSGGGTALVNVYNKVASLDAEGDEATGVNIVLRALEEPVRQIAHNAGLEGSIIVERLKGEEIGIGFNAATGDWVNMVDAGIVDPTKVTRSALQNAASVAAMFLTTEAVVADKPDENEGGMPDMGGMGGMGGMGGMM